In Coffea eugenioides isolate CCC68of unplaced genomic scaffold, Ceug_1.0 ScVebR1_2360;HRSCAF=3375, whole genome shotgun sequence, the sequence TCCTCATCCGCAAATCAGCCCTTCCCGTGGGTTATTTTGTCAACGAATAAGTAATTGTAGGAGTGAAATCTTACTATAATTCGAAAAAGCAAATGACAAATCCAAGtcaataatttttatatttataagaTTAAACAAAAGGATTCGCAAACAAAAGTGCTAATGCTACAACCAGTCCATAAATTGTTAAAGCTTCCATAAAAGCTAGACTGAGCAATAGAGTACCTCGTATTTTTCCCTCTGCCTCGGGCTGTCTCGCGATACCCTCTACGGCTTGACCCGCAGCAGTTCCTTGACCAACTCCGGGTCCAATAGAAGCAAGCCCTACAGCCAATCCAGCAGCAATAACGGAAGCGGCAGAAATCAGTGGATTCATGATAAATTCCCTCgtaccaaaaaaagaaaaaaagaaatagttAATGATACAACCAACCAACGAATTATGACTTAATTATTCCGTCACTAGGATTCATCCTATCGAAGTTCCTAGTTACTTCGAGTTAAAGTAgttgaagaaatagaaataaTAGTATTTTTGTTATTGAATCGTCTGAACTACTTCAATATCTattttttagtttctatccaCAAAGTCTTTGTGAATAcatacaactttccttcttcattttttggTTCCAAACTGTGAATTGCATTCTTCCATGTTTCTCTTAATTTCATTTGTTTATTCATTCAATTCACAGTCAAAAAGAGACAGAAAGGGAAGGGCTTATATTCGAATCCCCATCTAAATTCATAGAAGTAGGACAAATGAAATATAGccttatttcatatatatccaGTCAATATCTAATATCACATATACATGCCTTTATTCCATAATGTAAACCAAGCACCCATCTTAGATTCAATCGAATTCGAGAATCAATTGTCGAAACATCTACAGGAGTTTACTTATTTATAGCCATTCAATTACATATACCTAACCTATCCGAACCAACCCATTTTTATGAATTCTGTTTTTTGTAAACTCTTTTCCCCCCTCCCCCTTCTTTATCATTATTCCGCCGGATCCAATTTAAATGGACAAACAAATTGGTTAGTCCAAATCAAATCGTTGCATATAAATATCATTATTAGATTGATCTAAGTTCATgcaatttgttatttattatattactattttcATTTGGTCAATCGTTGAATAAAATCAACTGAAACGGGAATCTGTTCGcgatttttttgaatttgaataatGCGATAGAAATCTAATATTCATTGAGGGGGGGAGTGGACGAAAGGGGTTTTTAGCAAAAAGATCTTTTCgatctctttcctttttttacAACCAACCCTCTAATATCAAATATCATAATTTTTTCCATTACCATATCGGCCTAGTTGGATATTCCCTAAGTAAATTATCTTGAGCCGGACCCTgaggtttgaaaaaaaaaaagattatttCAATGATGGCCCTCCATGGATTCACCTATATAAGCCGCGGCTAAAGTTGCAAAAATAAGAGCTTGAATACCACTTGTAAATAATCCAAGGAACATGACAGGTATAGGAACCACTAAAGGTACTAAAGAAACAAGAACAACAACAACCAATTCATCAGCTAAGATATTTCCGAAAAGTCGAAAACTAAGCGATAAAGGTTTTGTGAAATCTTCTAAGATATTAATGGGTAAAAGGATTGGGGTTGGTTGAATATATTTCCCGAAATAACTTAATCCCTTTTTGGTAATACCCGCATAGAAATATGCCACTGACGTCAGTAAAGCCAAAGCAACAGTCGTATTTATATCATTCGTGGGTGCAGCTAACTCCCCGTGAGGTAATTGTATGATTTTCCAAGGTAAAAGGGCTCCTGACCAattagaaacaaaaataaatagaaacagAGTTCCAATAAAAGGAACCCAAGGACCATATTCTTCTCCAATTTGGGTTTTACTGACATCTCGAATAAATTCAAGAACATATTCGAAGAAATTCTGACCCCCAGTTGGAATGGTTTGTGGGTCCCGAACAGCTATAGCAGCCGAACCTAATAAGATAGCAATTACAACCCAAGAAGTAATAAGTACTTGGCCGTGGACTTGGAAACCCCCTATTTGCCAATAGAAATGTTGGCCTACTTCCACACCGGATACATCGTATAACCCTTTTAGTGTGTTTGCTAGAACATTCATATTTCCCTCTGAATAAAAAAAATCGAACtttaaacaaaattattttgatTCAACCATCTCTTTGCCGACTTGAATCCGATATTTTGAATACCAACTAATATTTTGAATAATAACCAATGACACAATATCCCCAGgtatttttatctcttttttgaAATTCAGAATAGAATATATAGTAACCGATCCCATAAATCTACGGGGTTTTCGAAGTAAATTATTTATCTTATTATTAATCAAGGATTTCTTATATAGCTAGAGCGACCCTCACAAATTGCGAATACTAATTTGTTAAGAATTAATCGGATTGAAGATATAGCGTCATCATTCGCCGGAATCGAAATATCTGCTAAATCGGGGTCGCAATTTGTATCGATTAAACAAATTGTTGGAATTCCCAAAGTAATACACTCTCGTAGGGCCGTATATTCTTCGTGCTGATCAATGATGATTACAATATCGGGTAACCCTGTCATATATTTAATCCCGCCCAGATATGTTTGCAAACGAGATAATTGTCTTTTCAACATAGCTGCATCTCTTTTTGGAAGACGATTAAGTCTCCCTGTTTTTTGTTCCATTCTCAAGTCCCTGAACTTATGAAGTCTCGTTTCTGTAGTGGACCAATTCGTTAACATACCGCCGAGCCATTTTTTATTAACATAATGACACCGGGCCCTTATTGCAGCCCATGCTACTGAATCTGCTGCTTTATTTTTGGTACCAACAATTAAGAATTGTTTTCCTCGACTTCCCGCATCAAAGACCAAATCACAAGCTTCTGATAAAAAACGAGCAGTTCTAGTAAGATTTGTAATATGAATACCCTTACGCTTTGCAGAGATATAAGGTTCCATTTTAGGATTCCATTTCCTAGTACCATGGCCAAAATGAACCCCTGCCTCCATCATCTCTTCTAAATTGATGTTCCAATATCTTCTTGTCATTTCTCCCCATATCCCCCCTTTTTCAAAAAAGGGAGGAGGAACCCTGAACTGAAATATAAAATTGTTCCGATGGAACCTTCTGCCCTACCGTAGATTGGCCGTATATACACGACCCAAACCATTattcttttctatttattttactAAATAAAATGGCCGAactaaatcaaataaaataagtaaaataaggtaataaaagaaatgaatctCTTCTTATGAATCATTAAATCCTATAAAAGATTGTTCTGATGGATCatggaatttttttaaaaggaaAGAATCAAAAAAATTTCTGTGATGAAACAAAATATCTCTCATTTCCCCCTCGAAtagattcttttttttggtttccaaGAGAGCCTTGTTATGTTGTTTTGAAGGTTTCACTAATCCTTTGAATCCGGTCCCAACGGGTATCATTCCCCCCAAAACTACGTTCTCTTTCAGACCCTTCAACCAATCGATACGCCCACGAAGAGCGGCTTTTGCTAAAACCCGAGCAGTTTCTTGAAAACTCGCTTCAGATATGAAACTTTGAGTATTGAGAGATGCTCTTGTTATTCCCAATAAGACGGCTCGGTAACAGATCGCTTCTTCTAAAGCGCGCCCCATTCGCTCTGCTCGCAACAATCCAATTAGTTCGCCGGGTGAAAAAACGTTAGACATTCCGTCTTCTGAAATCAACACTTTTGATGTTATTTGACGTACAATAATTTCTATATGCTTATTATGAATCTGTACCCCCTGGGATCGATAAACCTTTTGGATCTTATTAACCAAAGAGATCTGACTTTGCACTATAGTTAGTTCAGCACTAATCAAGAATCCCCAAGGAGTTCCAAGAATTCTTGTTATACATTTGTTCCAACCCTCAATCCTCTTTTGTAGATTCATCGATATTGAATCAATCGAACGCACTTCTAATATTTGTTCCACTTTTGGAAGACCCTGCGTTATATCACCAGATCTcgatttttcatatataaatgtAACTAATATATCTCCTTCGTAAAGGGTTTCCCCATAATGGCCATGAACAGTTGCTCCCGGGGTGGCCAAATAAGGCTTAGCTGATCGTATTACTACGGAGTCAACTTGAACAAATATAACTTGCCCCGGTTTTAGGTGTGGTCTATTTTTAGCTATACACACATTTTCACAAATAAACTGTCCAAGACTTATTATTGTAGATGTCTCTTCACAATAATTGTGATGGCGAAAATACCAATTCAAATTCAATGGATTCAAAATAATGTTATTGCATGGATCGGGATTATAAATTTTCCCATTTTCATCCATTGAATAATATTTAATTACTTGAAAAGTCTCTTTTATATTGTCAAGTTGCAAATAGTTAGTTACCAAGATCTGATTATGAGTTAGTAAAtgggaaaatgaaaaaaaattcgcAATTGGAGGGGCTGATCCTAAAGGGCCCAACGAATTCCTAATTGAAATTCGGGgatcctttttatttttaattgattCTTTTATTACATTGTGATATTTTACACCAGCGAATGGACCCATTCGAGAACAATTGGATGATAACAAAATTATCAATGATTGGAATTCCCTATTTTTATTCAACAACGTATGAATAGTTCCTTGATTTGGGTTAAGGAATTGTTGAATTCTTGCCTTGGAATAGGAATAAATGGAAGAAAACGGATTGATATTGGTGCAATCTGATCCATTATCAGAGAGCAATCCCGAACCCGATGGATCATTCCTTTTTACGATATACGAAATGGGAGATTTCACCAAGTCAATTCTTAGGAAATGTCGAATCAAACCATTTGTCCTTATTTCAACAAAAGAAGCAGGGGCTTCTTCGCTAGAAGAACTTTTTTTGTCTTGGTCCCAATTCAATACTAAACAAGTCCGAACTAATTGAATACTTGTATCAGAAATTCCTCGAATTGGTTTGCCGTTTCCATAAAGGATATAATTGACAACCTGAAGTCGAACATTGTCCCGTTCCTGCAACAGATCGGGGGGGAAAAGTGTTGCTAAATTTAGACCGTCTCTTTTCTCATATGTGATTACAGGACGAACCAAAGCAAAATACCCCTTTTTGCTAGGTGTAATCCGTTGGACATAGatccaatttttcaatttttttgattCCTTGGAATTTATTTTTCCCGTTCCTGGTGGTAGCGGTATCAAAACGCCGCTATGTCGGGATATTTTATCTGTCTCTCCAGGAAAATGGATATCTCCAGAAAAGATTTTAAGttcaattcctttttttttctctccaccCGGACCAACCCACCCACTCGGCTTCTTATATTTAAAGTAATTTGTGTATCTATTCCAATGATACTATTGTTCTGTACCATTATGGAAGAAGATCCGGGTAAGATATGCACTTCCTCGGGAATGAAAAAAAATCGATCTACTTTCATTTGGTATTTTGGCCTAAATTCCTTAACCCCTCGATACTCAATCAAATCTTCCTTTTTGACGAGTGAATGCATTTCGATAGTCCCATATTTAGTAATTCCCGAACTCTTTCTTCTATATCGAGGATCGTCGAAATAAGAAAGAATACTATTTCTACGGAAAATTCCATTTATGGGGATTTCAATCGAGATGCCTGGGGATTCGTTCTCGCGTTCTTGAATCGATTGGAGTGGCATAATAAATCTATTTCTTCGCCTCTTTGACAATAAATCAGAATTCTCGTGAAGAATGGCCGGATATATGCGATTACAATAACCAGTACATATGATTCGATTAAGGTCTAAATAATCAGGaatcctatttttttttttaccataaaaatccgaACTAAAGAATTTGTACCTCACCCGATCATTCGTTACTGAGAGTTTATAAGTATATCTTCGCTTTACAGAAAGAGAATGCGTGTTCATTTGATCTTGATCCTTGTGAAGCGAAAGGGAGACTAGACTCGATCTGCACGGCCCTCCTAATAATATCCATAAATGACTTGTTTTTGGTAATAGATGCACATTACCATATGTAAATTGGGGCGCATGATACACATCGGTACTCCAGTGTATTTCTCCGTCTGAGTCAGAATAAATATGTTTTCGAACCTTCTCTTTGAAACTCAAAGTAGATGTTCCCGCACGAATTTCAGCAATCACCTGTTCTGCTTCTACATATTGATCATTTTGAACTAAAAGAAAACTTTTGGGTGGAATATTCACATTATGTAGAATATTTTCACTCTTAATAGTTACATACAAGTCTATAAAACATAGAAAGGCGGGGTGTCCATGACGTGTACGTGTCGGATGAACTAAATCCtcattgaattttatttttccattaGAAGGAGCTCTCACATGTTCTGCAATACCTCCTGCAAATACTCCGCCGGTATGAAAAGTTCTTAATGTTAATTGAGTACCCGGTTCTCCAATCGATTGACCTGCAATAATACCTACAGCTTCTCCCAATTCAACCAGGTCGCCATGAGTAGGACTCCGGCCATAACATAATCGACAGATCCAAGATGTACTCCTACAGGTAAAGGGAGTTCGAATAGATATTGGTTGGGCTCGAAAGGTTATGAATCGATTTACAAGTTCAATCCCAATGTCTTGATTTCTAGTGGCAATACATCGAGGACCCATATATATATCATCTGCTAATACACGACCAACTAATGtttgaataaaaaatttttcGGGCATCATCCCATTCGGAGGACTCACAGAAATACCCCGGACGGTGCCACAATCTGTTCGGCGTACAACAATGTGTTGAACTACTTCAACAAGTCTGCGCGTGAGATATCCAGCATCTGATGTTCGTACAGCAGTATCCACAACCCCTTTACGGGCTCCGTAGCAAGAAATGATATATTCTGTTAAAGAGAGTCCTTCGCGTAAATTGCTTTGAATGGGTAAATCAATCATTTGTCCTTGAGGATCAGACATTAATCCTCTCATACCTACTAATTGATGTACTTGAGATACATTTCCTCTAGCTCCTGAAAAAGACATTATATGAACTGGATTAAAAGGGTCAGTCATCCTAAAATTAGGATTCATTTCTTGTCGCAAATATTCACTTGTAGCATACCATATTTCAATGGATTGGCGTAATTTTTCTACTGCGTGTACATTCCCATAATGGTGGTGTTTTTCCAAAATCAAACTTTGTTGTTCAGCATCTTGAACTAGCCATCCCTTTGAGGGTATTGTTAAAAGATCATAAATTCCTAATGAAATGGATGTAGCGGTAGCTTGTTTAAAACCCAGAGTTTTTACTTGATCCAGGATGTGTGATGTATATGCCATTCCGAAGTGATCTATTAATCGACTAATAAGTCGTTTCATGGCAGTTCCGTCTATCGATTTATTGTGAAAGACCAGATTGGCCCGTTCGGCCATAAGTACCTCCATATTCTGCTGAGTAGGATTCGACAGTGGGTTAGGGTCAGTGATTggaaaacttcctttttttcGATCTTGATTCGCGTAGAAATTCCGGAACTATAATCCTAGCTGAACCGGAGAGACCCGAATTCCCACCGGTATCATAGAATTACTAGGTACCGTATGAACAGGCATGAGAAAACCCCTGTATGGCTTCTTCAATTTCTCGATAAAGAGAAATATGACCAACAGTGGTTCGAATATATAGAaaaagaatttctttttttatactTTTTACTAT encodes:
- the LOC113756459 gene encoding uncharacterized protein LOC113756459 — encoded protein: MTRRYWNINLEEMMEAGVHFGHGTRKWNPKMEPYISAKRKGIHITNLTRTARFLSEACDLVFDAGSRGKQFLIVGTKNKAADSVAWAAIRARCHYVNKKWLGGSAAIAVRDPQTIPTGGQNFFEYVLEFIRDVSKTQIGEEYGPWVPFIGTLFLFIFVSNWSGALLPWKIIQLPHGELAAPTNDINTTVALALLTSVAYFYAGITKKGLSYFGKYIQPTPILLPINILEDFTKPLSLSFRLFGNILADELVVVVLVSLVPLVVPIPVMFLGLFTSGIQALIFATLAAAYIGESMEGHH